A stretch of Lathyrus oleraceus cultivar Zhongwan6 chromosome 6, CAAS_Psat_ZW6_1.0, whole genome shotgun sequence DNA encodes these proteins:
- the LOC127092883 gene encoding uncharacterized protein LOC127092883, whose amino-acid sequence MMQDVFDPPLPSNSNPDQQQHQHHQNQHQQHQQLSVDEISSPLSAAQIFELCNPELFPEALQNSEVTSSSNCCYEENSSYATNILDVETKFNNSNSNNNVVVTTPSSTNNINNNNNNNNNNNNNSNTSNNLSVIFDSQEEIDNDISASIDFSLSPSFNVTSFLPVTSTQQVEQFDFNSHVQQLTACSSVEGFSQYHNPNDPVAPLMGAPLSLPPVFEEDCITSVPSYVPLNPSSPSCNYLSPAGMAAYMPNGPLTTALSADSSGLFGGNILLGSELQTQELDYQGDSGRIFCADPIQRVFNPPDLQAIKTENQQLVAGSGSSASLTPEISNLEDSTFKVGKLSVEERKEKIHRYMKKRNERNFSKKIKYACRKTLADSRPRVRGRFAKNDDFGEAQRTASGNHEEEDEEEVVVKEEDDMVDSSDIFAHISGVNSFKCNYSIQSWI is encoded by the exons ATGATGCAGGATGTTTTTGATCCGCCACTTCCATCAAATTCAAATCCAgatcaacaacaacatcaacatcatcaaaatcaacatcaacaacatcaacaactTTCCGTT GATGAAATTTCAAGCCCTCTTAGCGCCGCGCAAATTTTCGAGCTATGTAACCCTGAGTTATTTCCAGAAGCTTTGCAGAATTCTGAGGTTACATCAAGCTCAAATTGTTGCTATGAAGAGAATTCCTCGTATGCGACAAATATATTAGATGTAGAAACTAAGTTCAATAATAGCAATAGCAATAACAACGTAGTCGTCACAACTCCAAGTAGCAccaacaacatcaacaacaacaacaacaataacaataataacaataacaattcCAACACTAGCAATAATCTGTCTGTTATCTTCGATTCGCAAGAAGAAATCGACAATGACATATCTGCCTCCATAGATTTCTCACTCTCACCATCTTTCAATGTTACTTCATTCCTTCCAGTAACATCAACACAGCAAGTAGAACAATTTGATTTCAATTCTCATGTTCAACAGCTAACAGCATGTTCATCCGTGGAAGGCTTTTCACAGTATCATAATCCAAATGATCCAGTTGCACCTCTTATGGGAGCTCCATTATCATTACCGCCTGTTTTTGAAGAGGATTGCATAACTTCTGTACCTTCTTATGTTCCTTTGAATCCTTCATCTCCTTCTTGCAATTATCTTAGTCCTGCCGGAATGGCCGCGTACATGCCTAATGGCCCTCTTACCACTGCTTTGTCTGCTGATAGTTCCGGTTTGTTTGGTGGAAATATTCTTCTTGGTTCTGAACTTCAGACTCAAGAGCTTGATTATCAAGGAGATAGTGGTAGAATTTTTTGCGCAGATCCTATTCAGAGGGTGTTTAACCCTCCTGATCTTCAG GCAATTAAGACTGAGAATCAACAACTGGTAGCTGGTTCTGGAAGTTCTGCATCTTTAACACCAGAAATCTCAAACTTGGAAGATTCAACATTCAAGGTTGGAAAGCTTTCTGTTGAAGAAAGGAAAGAAAAGATTCACAGATACATGAAGAAAAGAAATGAAAGAAACTTCAGCAAGAAAATTAAG TATGCATGCCGCAAAACACTGGCTGATAGCCGACCTCGAGTTAGAGGACGATTCGCAAAGAATGATGATTTTGGAGAGGCGCAAAGAACTGCTAGTGGAAatcatgaagaagaagatgaagaagag